Within the Pseudomonas chlororaphis subsp. aurantiaca genome, the region GACAGGTTGACCGCCATGTGCAGCGGCGCCAGGCCGCGTTCGCGCAGGGCCTGCATGTCGCGCAGCGCCCGGGAGATCACCCAGTAGCCCAGCGGCACGATCAGGCCGCTCTGCTCGGCCAGCGGCACGAACTCGCTCGGCGGCAACAGCCCGCGCTCGCCATGGCGCCAGCGCACCAGGGCCTCGAGGCCGACGATCTGCCCGTCATGCAGGTTCAGGCGCGGCTGGTAGTGCAGCTCCAGCTCGTCGCGGCGCAAGGCCCGGCGCAGTTCGCTTTCCAGGTCGGCGAGGCTGCGGGCATTGCGGTTGATGCGTTCGTTGAAGATATGAAAGGTACAGCCCTGGGTGCTTTTGGCCTGCTGCATGGCGATGTGCGCATGCCACATCAGCGGGTCGGCGCCGGCATTCGCCCTGGCGTGGGCGATGCCCAGGCTGCAGCCGATCAACAGGCTTTCGCCATCGATCCAGTACGGCTCGGCCATGACTTCGACGATGCGCTCGGCCATCCACTCGGCGCGCTGCGGCGCCCGGCGGGTATCGATCAGCAGGGCGAACTCGTCGCTGCCCAGGCGCGCCAGCTGGTCCCCGGCCTCAAGCTGGCTCTTGAGCCGCGAGACCACTTGCAGGATCAACCGGTCGCCGGCCTGGTGGCCCAGCGCATCGTTGGCATGCCGGAAGTTGTCCAGATCCAGGTGCCCCAGCGCCAATCCGCGCCCTTCGTTTTCCGCCAGGCGCGCCGCCAGCAGGGTCTGGAAACCCTGGCGGTTGGCGATGCCGGTCAAAGGGTCCTGCTCGGCCAGGCGCAACAGGGTGCTTTCCAGCACCCCGCGCTCACGCACATGGCGCAGGCAACGGCGCACCGTATCGGTACTGAGGTTTTTATTCACCAGCCAGTCGCTGGCGCCGGCTGGCGTGTTCAGCGGCTCCTGCTCCAGCAGCAATACCGTGGGCAGGCTGCAACGACCGGGAGCCGGTTGCAGTTGGGGAACGGTCAACAGAATCGCAGAGCGGTCTTCATCGAACAGACGGCTGACAGATTCCCAGGTCGGCGCACTGATCAGCACCACCGAGTCTCCCAACGGAGCGAGACACTCGCGCAACAACGCTGCCCACGCCGGCTCTTCGGCCAGCAGCAGCAAGCGCAAGGGTTCGACAGGCTTGGACAAGCTAGCTCCCTAGACTCTGTAATAGAAGTTGGCGGCGGGCATTATGACGCGTGGATAAACAATGACAAATGATATTGATTATCAAGCGCAATTTCTTGTACCGCTCTAACTCGAACATTAGACGCATATTCAGCGCGCATCCTGAGGGAAAGTATCAAAACCGGCAAATTTAGATAGCGTGCTGCGTCACAAGTCGGAGAGAGCAGCAGAATCCGTCCAGCCTGTTAAAATGCCCGCCCATTTCGCTACAGACCCCTTTTTTCGTCATGTCCCGACTCAATCCCCGGCAGCAAGAAGCCGTGAACTATGTCGGCGGCCCTCTTTTGGTGCTCGCCGGTGCAGGCTCCGGCAAGACCAGTGTAATCACGCGCAAGATCGCCCACCTGATCCAGAACTGCGGCATTCGCGCGCAGTACATCGTCGCCATGACCTTCACCAACAAGGCCGCGCGGGAGATGAAGGAGCGGGTCGGCACCCTGCTGCGCAGTGGCGAAGGCCGCGGCCTGACCGTGTCGACCTTCCACAACCTGGGGCTGAACATCATCCGCAAGGAGCATGTGCGGCTGGGCTACAAGCCGGGCTTCTCGATCTTCGACGAGACCGACGTCAAGGCCCTGATGACCGACATCATGCAAAAGGAATACTCGGGCGACGATGGCGTCGACGAGATCAAGAACATGATCGGCGCCTGGAAGAACGACCTGATCCTGCCGGCCCAGGCCCTGGAGAATGCGCGCAATCCCAAGGAACAGACCGCGGCCATCGTCTACACCCACTACCAGCGCACGCTCAAGGCGTTCAACGCGGTGGACTTCGACGACCTGATCCTGCTGCCGGTGAAGCTGTTCGAGGAACACGCCGACATCCTGGAGAAGTGGCAGAACAAGGTGCGCTACCTGCTGGTGGACGAATACCAGGACACCAACGCCAGCCAGTACCTGCTGGTGAAAATGCTCATCGGCAAGCGCAACCAGTTCACCGTGGTGGGCGACGACGACCAGTCGATCTACGCCTGGCGCGGCGCCCGCCCGGAAAACCTGATGCTGCTCAAGGAGGACTACCCGTCCTTGAAGGTGGTGATGCTCGAGCAGAACTACCGCTCCACCAGCCGCATCCTGCGTTGCGCCAACGTGCTGATCTCCAACAATCCCCACGAGTTCGAGAAACAGCTGTGGAGTGAGATGGGCCATGGCGACGAGATCCGCGTGATCCGCTGCCGCAACGAGGACGCCGAGGCCGAGCGGGTGGCCATGGAAATTCTCAGCCTGCACTTGCGCACCGACCGCCCCTACAGCGATTTCGCGATCCTCTATCGCGGCAACTACCAGGCCAAGCTGATCGAGCTGAAGCTGCAGCATCACCAGATTCCCTATCGCCTGTCCGGCGGCAACAGCTTCTTCGGGCGCCAGGAAGTGAAGGACCTGATGGCCTACTTCCGCCTGATCGTGAACCCGGACGACGACAACGCCTTCCTGCGGGTGATCAACGTGCCGCGCCGGGAAATCGGCTCCACCACCCTGGAAAAGCTCGGCAACTACGCCACCGAACGCAAGATCTCGATGTACGCCGCCACCGACGAGATCGGCCTGGGCGAGCATTTGGACAGCCGCTTCACCGACCGCCTGGCGCGCTTCAAGCGCTTCATGGACAAGGTGCGCGAGCAGTGCGCCGGCGAAGACCCGATCTCCGCCCTGCGCAGCATGGTCATGGACATCGACTACGAGAACTGGCTGCGCACCAACAGCTCCAGCGACAAGGCCGCCGACTACCGCATGGGTAACGTGTGGTTCCTGATCGAGGCGCTGAAGAACACCCTGGAAAAAGACGAAGACGGCGAAATGACCGTCGAAGACGCCATCGGCAAGCTGGTATTGCGCGACATGCTGGAGCGTCAGCAGGAAGAGGAAGACGGTGCCGAGGGCGTGCAGATGATGACCCTGCATGCCTCCAAGGGCCTGGAATTCCCCTATGTATTCATCATGGGCATGGAGGAGGAAATCCTCCCCCACCGCTCCAGTATCGAAGCCGACACCATCGAGGAAGAACGCCGCCTGGCCTACGTGGGCATCACCCGCGCGCGCCAGACCCTGGCCTTCACCTTCGCCGCCAAGCGCAAGCAGTACGGTGAAATCATCGACTGCGCCCCCAGCCGCTTCCTTGACGAACTGCCGCCGGACGACCTGGCGTGGGAAGGCAACGACGACACCCCGACCGAGGTCAAAGCCGTTCGCGGCAATAACGCGCTGGCGGATATACGGGCGATGTTAAAACGCTAGAATTGAACACTTTTTAGCCGCAGCATTTTCAACCCAAGCATTTTTAACCGAACATCTTTTATCAGAGCTCAGGCGCACAAGGCGTCAAAAGAGGAAAGCTTCATGGAAGCACTGCACAAGAAAATTCGCGAAGAAGGCATCGTGCTTTCCGACCAGGTCCTGAAAGTCGACGCCTTTCTGAACCACCAGATCGACCCGGCCTTGATGAAGCTGATCGGCGACGAATTCGCCACGCTGTTCAAGGATTCGGGCATCACCAAGATCGTCACCATCGAAGCCTCGGGCATCGCTCCGGCGATCATGACCGGCCTGAACCTGGGCGTACCGGTGATCTTCGCGCGCAAGCACCAGTCCCTGACCCTGACCGAAAACCTGCTGTCGGCGACCGTGTATTCGTTCACCAAGCAGACCGAAAGCACCGTGGCGATTTCCCCGCGTCACCTGACCAGCAGCGACCGCGTGCTGATCATCGATGACTTCCTGGCCAACGGTAAGGCGTCCCAGGCGCTGATCTCGATCATCAAGCAGGCGGGCGCCACCGTGGCCGGCCTGGGTATCGTGATCGAGAAGTCATTCCAGGGCGGCCGCGCCGAACTGGACGCGCAAGGCTATCGCGTGGAATCCCTGGCCCGGGTCAAGTCCCTGGCCGGTGGCGTGGTGAGCTTTATCTAAAGAGGCGTTGCCTCTTCAATCGCAAGCAAGCCTCGCACCCACAGACGTCGCCCGCTTCTGCAGGAGCGAGGCTTGCCCGCGATGACGCTGCCCAGGCGTCTACCTTATACCTGCGCCGTCTCGCGTAAGGCGGCCAGCAGCAAACGCTGATAGATCTCCTCGCGCCAGCCATCGGGCTTCACCAACTGCATCCGCTGCAGATGCGCCGGGAAAGCCTCGGGCGGCGGCGCATCCAGCGCAGCCTTGCCCAATTCGAGAATCTCGCTGAGCTTGAACTTGCTCTTCAGCCAGTTCAGCGCCCGCAGCAAATCCCGCTCCTCTGCACTGAAGTCGCTGCCCAACGGGTACTCCGGGAACAGGTGCCGGTGCTGCGCCTGGATCGCCAGCAGGCGTTGTGGGTGGTTGTCGGTGAAGCGCGGATCGAGGCGGAAATCCTTGGGCAGCTTGCCGGCCTTCTGTGCCTGTTCGATCAGGCCCGGCTGAAACCGCGAGTCGCTGATATTGAGCAGCGCTTCGATCACCTTCGCATCGGTCTTGCCACGCAGATCGGCGATGCCGTACTCGGTGACCACGATGTCCCGCAGGTGTCGCGGGATGGTGCAGTGGCCGTATTCCCAAACGATATTGGAACTGACCAGGCCCGCGGATTCGCGCCAGCTGCGCAGGATCAGGATCGAGCGCGCGCCTCGCAGCGCATGGCCCTGGGCGACAAAGTTGTATTGCCCGCCGACGCCACTGAGCACCCGGCCGTCTTCCAACTGATCCGCGACCCCGGCACCCAGCAAGGTGACCATGATCGAGCTGTTGATGAACCGCGCGTCCTGGCGCTGCAGGCGCTTGAGCTCTTCCTGGCCATACAGCTCGTTGATGTAGCTGATGGCGGTCATGTTGAACTCGCCGAGCTTGCTCTTGGGCAGGTCCCTGAGACGCTGGTAGAAACTGCGCGGCCCGAGGAAAAAGCCGCCATGCACCGACACCCCGCCCAGCGCCTGGTCTTCATCCAGGGTCCCGGCGTTGGCCTGTTGCTGCAGGGCCACCGAGGGATAGACCTTGCGCCGCACGATGCCAGCATCGGCCAGGGCCAGCAGGCCGTTGACGAACATCTCGCTGCAGCCATACAGGCCCTTGGCGAAAGGCTCCACCCCGCCTTCGCGCTCGATCAGCGGCTTCCAGCACTGGATCTCCAGGTCCGCCAGCAGCGCCCGATAACCGTCGTTATCCGCCTGGCGCGCCAGTAACGCCGCCGTCAGCGCATCGCCCATGGCGCCGATGCCGATCTGCAGGGTGCCGCCGTCGCGCACCAGGGTGCTGGCGTGCAGGCCGATAAAATGATCCTGGAACCCCACCGGCATGTTCGGCGTGGAAAACAGTGTACTGCTCTCCTCTTCGTCGATCAGCAGGTCGAAGGTGGCGGCGTCGATCTCGGCGTCGCCCGGCATGTAAGGCAGGTCGCGATGCACCTGGCCCAGCAGCAGGATGGTTTCGCCGGCGGCACGTCGCTCGGCGATCATCGGCAGCAGGTCGAGGGTGATGTCCGGGTTGCAACTCAGGCTCAGGCGGTCGGCCTGTTGCGGGTCCCGGGCCACCAGTTGCGCGACCAGGTTCAGGCCGGCTGCATTGATGTCGCGCGCGGCGTGGCTGTAGTTGCTGCAGACGTAATCCTGCTGCGCCGTTGCGCTGTTGAGCAGGCTACCGGGCTGCATGAAGAACTGTTCGATATGGATATTGGCCGGCACCTGGTTGCGGTGCAGGTCGGCGAGGAATTCCAGCTCGGGGTAGTCGCCGAAGACCTGCTCGATAAAGGGCTCGAGGAAGCGCCGTTGCAGGCCATCGCCCAGTGGCGGACGGCCCAGGCTCAGGGCGGTGTAAATGGTCAGTTGGCGTTCGGGCAACTGCGCGACCCGACGATACAGGGCATTGGCGAAGCGATTGGGTTTACCCAGCCCCAGCGGCATGCCCATGTGAATATGCGCCGGCAAGCGTGCCAGGACCTCATCGACCGCCCGCTCGATAGAACATGACTGCACCATCCGATCCTCCAGAACCTTCCATGAATTGAGGTTGGATCGAGCTTGCCGGGTCTTTGCTGCAATGAACAGTCCCGGCCGGATCGCAGGCATGAAAAAAGCCGCTCGTAAGCGGCTTTTTTGCGGAAGATACGCGCTTACTTCAAGCCGGACATCTTCTGGATGGCACCCTTGAGCTCTTCGTCGGAGCAGTCGGCGCAGGTGCCTTTAGGCGGCATGGCGTTGATACCGGTAATGGCCTTGGCCAGGATGCCATCGAGGCCGCCCTGGTGATCCGCACGCTCTTTCCAGGCAGCGGCGTCGCCGATTTTCGGCGCGCCCAGCAGGCCGGAGCCGTGGCAAGCATTGCAATGCTTGGCAATCACTTCGTCTGGAGTCTTCGCACCACCGCCACCGGCGGCAACAGCGACTTCCATGCCCTTGCATTCCTGACCCTGGACGCAGACCTGGCCAACCGGCTCGAGGCGCTTGGCAATGTCGTCGTTGGTCGCAGCTTGAGCGCTGACAGCCCAGAGGGCCAATATGGTTGCTGGTGCAGCCAGCATTTTCATAATTAGGTTCACGCGTACACCCTCAATGGTGGCTAGTCACGCCCACGGCCACGGTTTCGCGGGCGGGCGCAAGTATAGCGGTTAGCCCGCCACTCTGAAACAACCCTAGATTCAAAGGGGGATTAGAGAGGGGCGAAATACTGCTTCGGGCACCGCCGCAATCCTTGCAGGACGCCTCTTCTATTAGAAGTTCGCGGGCGTGGCTGCGCTGATTAGTCGCGCGGGCGCATCGAAAGGATTACGGAAACGGTGCGGCTTGGTGCTTTCGAAATAGTAGCTGTCACCGGCTTCGAGCACGAATGTCTCAAGGCCCACCACCAGCTCCAGGCGTCCTTCCACGAGAATCCCGGTTTCCTCGCCTTCGTGGGTGAGCATCTCTTCACCGGTGTCGGCGCCCGGCGGATAGATCTCGTTGAGAAAAGCGATCGCCCGGCTCGGATGCGCCCGGCCCACCAGTTTCATGGTCACCGCGCCATCGGAAATATCGATCAACTCGTTGGCTTTGTAGACGATCTGGGTGGGTTTTTCCTGGAGGATTTCTTCCGAGAAAAACTCGACCATCGACATGGGAATGCCGCCAAGAACCTTTCTCAGCGAACTGATCGAGGGGCTGACGCTGTTCTTCTCGATCATCGAAATAGTGCTGTTGGTGACGCCCGCGCGCTTGGCGAGTTCACGCTGGGAAAGGCCTTTGAGTTTACGGATGGATTGCAGTCGTTCACCGACGTCCAATGCGGCAGCCTCCTAGGGATCAGGCGTTGTTGTAGTTGAGCGTTATCATGGCGATAGCGTTCAGTATTTACAACACTTGGGCCCCAATCCCGGGGGGCAAGGCGACTTTCGGCAGTGCGCTACGCTGTTCAGCCCCCGGAATAGACGCGTGGCACCCGGCGCAGGTTGCAGAACAGCTGGTAAGGGATGGTATCGGCGGCGGCCGCCAGCTCGCTGGCGAGGATGTTCTTGCCCCACAGCTCGACGGTAGAACCCAGCCCGGCCTCTGGCACGTCGGTCAGGTCGATGCACAGCATGTCCATGGAAACCCGGCCGAGCAGTTGGGTACGCTGCCCCGCCACCAGCACCGGCGCACCGGTCGGCGCATGCCGCGGATAACCGTCGGCGTACCCCATGGCCACCACGCCGATCCGCATTGGCCGCGGCGTAACGAATTTGGCGCCGTACCCCACCGGCTCGCCAGCCGGCAATTCGCGCACGCAGATCACCTTCGACTCCAGGGTCATCACCGGTTGCAGGCGCGCGGCCAACGGATGCGGCTCTTCGAACGGAGTCGAGCCATACAGCATGATGCCGGGGCGTACCCAGTCACTGGGGATATTCGGCCAGCCGAGCACGGCCGGCGAGTTGCGCAGGCTGATCTCGGCGGACAAACCCTGGCGCGCCGCCTCGAACACCGCGACCTGCTCGTCGCTGCGGCTGCAGCTGAGCTCGTCGGCGCGGGCGAAGTGGCTCATCAGCACGATCTTCGCCACCTTGCCGCTGGCCAGCAGCCGTTGATAAGCCGGCTGGTAATCCTTGGGATGCAGGCCGACGCGGTGCATGCCCGAATCCAGCTTGAGCCATACCGTCAGCGGCTTGGCGACGCTGGCCTGCTCGATGGCTTCCAGCTGCCACAGCGAATGCACCACGCACCAGAAATCATGCTCGACGATCAGGTCCAACTCGTCGGCCTCGAAAAAACCTTCAAGCAGCAATATTGGCGCGCGAATCCCCGCCGCCCGCAGTTCCAGGGCTTCTTCGATACAGGCCACGGCAAAGCCATCGGCTTCGGCTTCCAGCGCCTGGGCGCAACGCACCGCGCCATGGCCATAGGCATCGGCCTTGATCACGGCGAGCGCACGGGCGCCCGGCGATGCTTCCCGGGCCAGTTGGTAGTTGTGACGCAGGGCTTGAAGATCGATCAGGGCACGGGCAGGACGCATGGCGGCAGACTTCTAGGCGGTCATGTGGGAAGAAAAAACCGGCGCCGGCCGACAGCGTTAACCATTGGTGGCGCCGGGAGAGGGATCTTGCTTAAGGCAGAGCGGCCACGACGGACAGCTCGACCAGGATTTCCGGTTCGCAGAGCTTGGCTTCGACGGTTGCGCGGGCGGGGGCGACGCCTTTTGGCAGCCACTGGTCCCATACGCTGTTCATTCCGGCGAAGTG harbors:
- the rep gene encoding DNA helicase Rep, translated to MSRLNPRQQEAVNYVGGPLLVLAGAGSGKTSVITRKIAHLIQNCGIRAQYIVAMTFTNKAAREMKERVGTLLRSGEGRGLTVSTFHNLGLNIIRKEHVRLGYKPGFSIFDETDVKALMTDIMQKEYSGDDGVDEIKNMIGAWKNDLILPAQALENARNPKEQTAAIVYTHYQRTLKAFNAVDFDDLILLPVKLFEEHADILEKWQNKVRYLLVDEYQDTNASQYLLVKMLIGKRNQFTVVGDDDQSIYAWRGARPENLMLLKEDYPSLKVVMLEQNYRSTSRILRCANVLISNNPHEFEKQLWSEMGHGDEIRVIRCRNEDAEAERVAMEILSLHLRTDRPYSDFAILYRGNYQAKLIELKLQHHQIPYRLSGGNSFFGRQEVKDLMAYFRLIVNPDDDNAFLRVINVPRREIGSTTLEKLGNYATERKISMYAATDEIGLGEHLDSRFTDRLARFKRFMDKVREQCAGEDPISALRSMVMDIDYENWLRTNSSSDKAADYRMGNVWFLIEALKNTLEKDEDGEMTVEDAIGKLVLRDMLERQQEEEDGAEGVQMMTLHASKGLEFPYVFIMGMEEEILPHRSSIEADTIEEERRLAYVGITRARQTLAFTFAAKRKQYGEIIDCAPSRFLDELPPDDLAWEGNDDTPTEVKAVRGNNALADIRAMLKR
- a CDS encoding xanthine phosphoribosyltransferase, with product MEALHKKIREEGIVLSDQVLKVDAFLNHQIDPALMKLIGDEFATLFKDSGITKIVTIEASGIAPAIMTGLNLGVPVIFARKHQSLTLTENLLSATVYSFTKQTESTVAISPRHLTSSDRVLIIDDFLANGKASQALISIIKQAGATVAGLGIVIEKSFQGGRAELDAQGYRVESLARVKSLAGGVVSFI
- a CDS encoding cupin domain-containing protein — translated: MDVGERLQSIRKLKGLSQRELAKRAGVTNSTISMIEKNSVSPSISSLRKVLGGIPMSMVEFFSEEILQEKPTQIVYKANELIDISDGAVTMKLVGRAHPSRAIAFLNEIYPPGADTGEEMLTHEGEETGILVEGRLELVVGLETFVLEAGDSYYFESTKPHRFRNPFDAPARLISAATPANF
- a CDS encoding putative bifunctional diguanylate cyclase/phosphodiesterase, which translates into the protein MSKPVEPLRLLLLAEEPAWAALLRECLAPLGDSVVLISAPTWESVSRLFDEDRSAILLTVPQLQPAPGRCSLPTVLLLEQEPLNTPAGASDWLVNKNLSTDTVRRCLRHVRERGVLESTLLRLAEQDPLTGIANRQGFQTLLAARLAENEGRGLALGHLDLDNFRHANDALGHQAGDRLILQVVSRLKSQLEAGDQLARLGSDEFALLIDTRRAPQRAEWMAERIVEVMAEPYWIDGESLLIGCSLGIAHARANAGADPLMWHAHIAMQQAKSTQGCTFHIFNERINRNARSLADLESELRRALRRDELELHYQPRLNLHDGQIVGLEALVRWRHGERGLLPPSEFVPLAEQSGLIVPLGYWVISRALRDMQALRERGLAPLHMAVNLSFRQFQDSQLLSTLSRLIAERGVEAQWLEFELTETAVMRRSDLVKQTMDALGRLGVRFSLDDFGTGFSSFVHLNSLPIALLKIDKSFVGGMEQREENRKLVHAMINLAHNLHLEVVAEGVETPEQLALLRSFGCDQAQGYLISKPLPLAELVEYLTFGASQQVLVGEVS
- the alr gene encoding alanine racemase is translated as MRPARALIDLQALRHNYQLAREASPGARALAVIKADAYGHGAVRCAQALEAEADGFAVACIEEALELRAAGIRAPILLLEGFFEADELDLIVEHDFWCVVHSLWQLEAIEQASVAKPLTVWLKLDSGMHRVGLHPKDYQPAYQRLLASGKVAKIVLMSHFARADELSCSRSDEQVAVFEAARQGLSAEISLRNSPAVLGWPNIPSDWVRPGIMLYGSTPFEEPHPLAARLQPVMTLESKVICVRELPAGEPVGYGAKFVTPRPMRIGVVAMGYADGYPRHAPTGAPVLVAGQRTQLLGRVSMDMLCIDLTDVPEAGLGSTVELWGKNILASELAAAADTIPYQLFCNLRRVPRVYSGG
- a CDS encoding acetyl-CoA hydrolase/transferase family protein gives rise to the protein MVQSCSIERAVDEVLARLPAHIHMGMPLGLGKPNRFANALYRRVAQLPERQLTIYTALSLGRPPLGDGLQRRFLEPFIEQVFGDYPELEFLADLHRNQVPANIHIEQFFMQPGSLLNSATAQQDYVCSNYSHAARDINAAGLNLVAQLVARDPQQADRLSLSCNPDITLDLLPMIAERRAAGETILLLGQVHRDLPYMPGDAEIDAATFDLLIDEEESSTLFSTPNMPVGFQDHFIGLHASTLVRDGGTLQIGIGAMGDALTAALLARQADNDGYRALLADLEIQCWKPLIEREGGVEPFAKGLYGCSEMFVNGLLALADAGIVRRKVYPSVALQQQANAGTLDEDQALGGVSVHGGFFLGPRSFYQRLRDLPKSKLGEFNMTAISYINELYGQEELKRLQRQDARFINSSIMVTLLGAGVADQLEDGRVLSGVGGQYNFVAQGHALRGARSILILRSWRESAGLVSSNIVWEYGHCTIPRHLRDIVVTEYGIADLRGKTDAKVIEALLNISDSRFQPGLIEQAQKAGKLPKDFRLDPRFTDNHPQRLLAIQAQHRHLFPEYPLGSDFSAEERDLLRALNWLKSKFKLSEILELGKAALDAPPPEAFPAHLQRMQLVKPDGWREEIYQRLLLAALRETAQV
- a CDS encoding c-type cytochrome, giving the protein MKMLAAPATILALWAVSAQAATNDDIAKRLEPVGQVCVQGQECKGMEVAVAAGGGGAKTPDEVIAKHCNACHGSGLLGAPKIGDAAAWKERADHQGGLDGILAKAITGINAMPPKGTCADCSDEELKGAIQKMSGLK